The following proteins are encoded in a genomic region of Clostridium kluyveri:
- a CDS encoding HAMP domain-containing sensor histidine kinase — protein MKVKIVGIQTKFIITFIFSLIASFMIYESVYSTYISFASQKHPHKFENYNYSFSELSNISLNISLTASSVDFNNESIYKAVLSKYESKYSKYKLGFVAVDSKNNVLYNSSRLPKNLNLEKSYSDFLKYYISAGNLTRYNYYIYKMPIKTDTTTSILWITASPRNAPNDSKMLLFEFKSIIIMLSFCMLLFLIITHHRMKYINEICYGIKIIANENLNFKIRKKGHDELSEICKNINFMADKINEKIENEKRIEVSKNSLITNVAHDIRSPLTSIIGFLQIVKNSEYKSQEEMKRFIGICLKKAETMKKLTDNLFMFTKLNDSSVKLHLSTICLNELIYQLIDEFEMAFENSKLKIIDNICTESIMITVDVNLFVRALNNLMYNALKYSFKPSNVHVSLIQHDKKVVLGIRNRCENLNVETINTLFEKFYRADASRTNPDEGSGLGLSITKSIIERHGGNICANCEKDMITFTVSIPLN, from the coding sequence TTGAAAGTTAAGATAGTTGGTATTCAGACCAAATTCATAATAACATTTATATTTTCACTAATTGCAAGTTTTATGATATACGAATCAGTATATTCAACTTACATAAGTTTTGCATCTCAAAAACATCCCCATAAATTTGAGAATTATAACTATAGTTTTAGTGAATTATCAAATATTTCTCTTAATATAAGTTTAACTGCAAGCTCCGTGGATTTTAATAATGAATCCATATACAAAGCTGTGCTGTCCAAGTATGAATCCAAATATTCAAAATACAAACTTGGCTTTGTTGCAGTGGATTCTAAAAACAATGTATTATATAATTCATCCAGACTTCCAAAAAATTTAAATTTAGAAAAATCATACTCAGACTTTTTAAAATACTATATCTCTGCAGGAAATTTAACCAGATATAATTACTATATATATAAAATGCCTATAAAAACAGATACTACTACCTCCATACTCTGGATTACCGCTTCTCCCAGAAATGCGCCTAATGATTCAAAGATGCTTTTATTTGAATTTAAAAGTATTATAATAATGCTTTCTTTTTGTATGTTATTATTTTTGATAATAACCCATCATAGGATGAAATACATAAACGAAATTTGCTATGGAATAAAAATAATTGCAAATGAAAATTTGAATTTTAAAATACGCAAAAAAGGACATGACGAACTATCTGAGATATGTAAAAATATAAATTTTATGGCAGATAAGATAAATGAAAAAATTGAGAACGAGAAGAGAATTGAAGTCTCTAAAAACTCACTTATAACCAATGTAGCCCATGATATAAGAAGTCCACTCACAAGTATAATTGGATTTCTGCAAATTGTAAAAAACTCTGAATATAAATCCCAGGAAGAAATGAAAAGGTTTATAGGTATATGTCTTAAAAAAGCTGAAACCATGAAAAAACTCACGGACAATTTATTCATGTTCACAAAATTAAACGACAGCAGTGTAAAATTACATTTGTCTACCATATGTTTAAATGAACTTATCTACCAGTTGATTGATGAATTTGAAATGGCCTTTGAAAATTCAAAATTAAAAATTATAGATAATATATGTACTGAAAGTATAATGATTACAGTGGATGTCAATCTATTTGTAAGAGCTTTGAATAACCTGATGTATAATGCCTTAAAATACAGTTTTAAACCTTCAAATGTGCATGTATCTTTAATACAACATGACAAAAAAGTTGTACTCGGCATACGCAATAGATGTGAAAATTTAAATGTAGAAACCATAAATACGTTATTTGAAAAATTTTACAGAGCAGATGCATCCCGTACAAATCCTGATGAGGGCTCGGGATTAGGGCTTTCTATAACTAAAAGTATAATTGAAAGGCATGGTGGAAACATATGTGCAAATTGTGAGAAAGATATGATTACTTTTACAGTATCAATACCTCTAAACTAA
- a CDS encoding Crp/Fnr family transcriptional regulator, which yields MDDLDILVQSHLFSGIEPNDIEKMLICLSAMRKEYEKGEMVVCEGDSVNDIGIILKGSARSTKLSITGKQIIVSLHYPGGYTAILTAASGKRKCPMSIQALESLAVLFIPVRNVLSRCKKLCIAHEQLLFNLFNSIAERALELHDRNDCLIMPTIRDKVLTYLTKVCHESKTRIVRIPFNREAMAGYLNVDRSALSRELAKMKRDGLIDFYKNKFELL from the coding sequence ATGGATGATTTAGATATTTTGGTGCAATCACATTTGTTTTCCGGTATTGAACCGAATGATATTGAAAAAATGCTCATATGTTTATCTGCGATGCGCAAAGAATATGAAAAAGGTGAAATGGTTGTCTGCGAAGGGGACTCTGTTAATGATATTGGCATTATACTGAAGGGTAGTGCCCGAAGCACTAAATTGAGTATCACAGGTAAACAAATTATTGTTTCGCTACATTATCCAGGCGGTTATACTGCCATTTTAACAGCTGCCAGTGGTAAACGGAAGTGTCCCATGTCGATACAGGCACTGGAGTCCCTTGCTGTGCTTTTTATTCCTGTCAGAAATGTGTTGAGTCGTTGCAAAAAACTTTGTATAGCTCATGAACAATTGCTTTTCAACCTTTTTAACAGTATTGCGGAAAGGGCGCTGGAGTTACATGATCGTAACGATTGTCTAATCATGCCAACCATTCGCGATAAAGTTTTAACTTATTTAACTAAAGTTTGCCATGAATCCAAAACACGGATTGTTAGAATCCCATTTAATAGAGAAGCTATGGCTGGTTACTTGAATGTAGATCGTAGTGCTCTGTCTAGGGAACTTGCAAAAATGAAACGAGATGGACTGATTGATTTTTATAAAAATAAGTTTGAACTATTGTAG
- a CDS encoding lactate utilization protein, translating into MEEKNSAIKTRNELLATKLIKNLRSRKFEAYYCDNAIDAAEKALSLIPESSSVSWGGSVTLEEIELIERIYQGNFIIIDRDKAQTMDERYDLMRQSLLCDTYLTSFNAISEDGVLINIDSVGNRVAAITFGPKNVIAVIGMNKVCKTVEDAVARARTYAAPINAQRCSSNPFLHPPKKTPCVINGACGNCKAEDCICSYVIETRMCKTPGRIKIILVGESLGF; encoded by the coding sequence ATGGAAGAAAAAAATAGTGCTATAAAAACAAGAAATGAACTTCTAGCCACTAAACTAATTAAAAATCTACGAAGCAGGAAATTTGAGGCATATTACTGTGATAATGCCATAGACGCTGCTGAAAAAGCATTATCACTTATACCGGAATCTTCATCCGTATCATGGGGAGGGTCGGTTACACTTGAAGAGATTGAGCTGATTGAGCGAATATATCAAGGCAATTTTATTATAATTGATCGTGACAAAGCCCAAACAATGGATGAACGATATGATTTAATGCGCCAATCATTGTTGTGCGATACCTATTTGACAAGTTTCAATGCAATTAGTGAAGACGGTGTATTAATCAATATAGACAGTGTGGGTAATCGAGTGGCAGCCATTACTTTTGGTCCCAAAAATGTCATAGCTGTCATTGGAATGAATAAGGTTTGCAAAACTGTTGAGGATGCAGTAGCAAGGGCTAGAACATATGCAGCTCCTATCAATGCACAACGCTGTTCATCAAATCCATTTCTACATCCTCCAAAAAAGACACCTTGTGTTATAAATGGAGCTTGTGGAAATTGTAAGGCAGAGGATTGTATTTGCTCTTACGTTATTGAAACGAGAATGTGCAAAACTCCTGGAAGAATAAAAATTATTCTTGTTGGTGAATCTCTAGGATTTTAA
- a CDS encoding amino acid permease — MSENQNLSRGLKNRHVQLLAIGGAIGTGLFLGSGRSIHLAGPSILFAYTITGVVCFLIMRALGELLLSNLNYHSFVDFVQEYMGNGAAFITGWTYWFCWISLAMADLTASGLYIQYWLPNIAQWVPSLVVLIILLIMNLTTVKLFGEMEFWFALIKIVAILALIIIGTFMIIKGFSTKVGASSFTNLWNHGGWFPNGTSGFILSFQMVVFAFTGIELVGLTAGETENPEYVIPRAINNIPIRIIIFYIGALTVIMSIYPWNSINADKSPFVQVFAAVGIAAAASIVNFVVLTSAASACNSGIFSTSRMVYSLAKENNAPNSMKRLTSNKVPSNALMFSAAVILISVILSYIMPEGVFVLITSISTFCFIFIWGIMVVCHLKYRKTNPKLASKSKFKMPLYPITNYIVLAFIVFVLVVLALNKETRVALFVTPVWFIMLGIIYKILKSRVKKEK; from the coding sequence ATGTCAGAAAATCAAAACTTATCACGAGGATTAAAAAATCGGCATGTTCAATTACTTGCAATTGGAGGTGCAATTGGTACCGGATTATTCCTTGGTTCAGGTAGATCCATTCATTTGGCAGGGCCATCTATTTTATTTGCATATACCATAACAGGGGTAGTTTGTTTTCTTATCATGCGTGCTCTTGGGGAATTATTGCTCTCTAATTTAAACTATCATTCTTTTGTAGACTTTGTACAGGAGTATATGGGAAATGGAGCAGCATTTATTACTGGATGGACTTATTGGTTTTGTTGGATCTCACTTGCTATGGCTGATTTAACTGCATCAGGACTTTATATACAATATTGGCTGCCTAATATAGCTCAATGGGTTCCGAGTCTTGTAGTTCTTATAATTTTATTAATTATGAACCTCACTACAGTAAAGTTGTTCGGGGAAATGGAATTCTGGTTTGCTTTAATTAAAATTGTTGCAATTTTAGCACTAATTATAATTGGCACATTTATGATTATTAAAGGATTCTCTACAAAGGTTGGTGCATCTAGCTTTACAAATCTTTGGAATCACGGAGGATGGTTTCCGAATGGCACAAGTGGTTTTATTCTTTCCTTTCAAATGGTTGTATTTGCTTTTACAGGAATTGAATTGGTTGGCTTGACAGCGGGTGAAACTGAAAATCCAGAGTATGTCATTCCAAGAGCTATTAACAATATTCCAATTAGAATTATTATTTTTTACATTGGAGCACTTACTGTTATTATGAGTATATACCCTTGGAATTCAATTAATGCAGATAAAAGTCCATTTGTACAGGTATTTGCAGCAGTGGGAATCGCAGCAGCAGCAAGTATTGTAAATTTTGTGGTTTTAACATCAGCGGCATCTGCTTGCAATAGCGGAATATTTAGTACAAGCCGTATGGTCTATTCTCTTGCTAAAGAAAATAATGCCCCTAATTCAATGAAAAGGTTAACTTCTAATAAAGTACCTTCTAATGCTTTGATGTTTTCAGCAGCTGTTATTTTAATTTCAGTTATTTTAAGCTATATTATGCCAGAAGGAGTATTTGTGCTTATTACAAGTATATCAACATTTTGTTTCATCTTCATTTGGGGAATTATGGTGGTCTGTCATTTAAAATATCGTAAAACTAATCCTAAACTTGCTTCAAAAAGTAAATTTAAAATGCCGCTTTATCCAATTACTAATTACATAGTTTTGGCATTTATTGTTTTTGTCTTAGTTGTTTTGGCGCTTAATAAGGAAACACGTGTGGCTCTATTTGTAACACCTGTGTGGTTTATAATGCTTGGTATAATTTATAAAATACTTAAATCAAGAGTTAAAAAAGAAAAGTAA
- a CDS encoding dihydrofolate reductase has translation MISLIAAVSKNNVIGNNGIIPWKIKGEQKRFKELTTGKTVIMGRKSFQEIGKPLPNRKIIIISNTVNIVADNCVTVRSLSEAFNLAKDEEEVFVAGGGQVYKEALPYSNKIYLTVVDKMIEGNVYFPTINKNDFVKTYEQRIEGELPYTYYTYERKCGKNK, from the coding sequence ATGATTTCATTGATAGCAGCAGTATCAAAAAATAATGTTATAGGTAATAATGGAATAATACCATGGAAGATAAAAGGTGAACAGAAAAGATTTAAAGAGCTAACTACTGGCAAAACAGTAATTATGGGTAGAAAATCATTTCAAGAGATAGGAAAACCATTGCCAAATAGAAAAATTATTATTATTTCAAATACTGTAAATATAGTGGCCGATAATTGTGTAACTGTAAGATCTTTGTCTGAAGCATTCAATTTAGCAAAAGATGAAGAAGAAGTATTTGTTGCAGGAGGAGGTCAGGTGTATAAAGAGGCGCTGCCTTATTCAAATAAAATATACCTTACTGTAGTTGATAAAATGATTGAAGGCAATGTTTATTTTCCTACAATTAACAAAAATGATTTTGTAAAGACTTATGAACAAAGAATTGAGGGCGAACTACCATATACATATTATACATACGAAAGAAAATGTGGTAAAAATAAATAA
- a CDS encoding AraC family transcriptional regulator produces the protein MLKMKNHVEYTLRQDMRDMEILKASYTTQTFSRHWHENFGIGIIENGVEAFDYNKEKCYAPKSSIVLMNPGIIHTGQAVNQEKGWRYWIMYPSPIILQEVMKQINKRYFSMPYFPKAVVSDIYCEKSLYGMFQLLLDKSSSLLECQTSFFTTMIKVLKHHAKFSYEEKKINWNYKVADDIREYIDNNYNKNISLDELSIFSNMSKFNLIRVFEKRWGVPPHIYQIVVRIQKSKDLLIKGYPIVSTALKMGFADQSHFTRHFKRVVGITPYKYQTQLINSNVT, from the coding sequence ATGTTAAAGATGAAAAATCACGTTGAGTATACCCTACGCCAAGATATGAGAGATATGGAGATTTTAAAGGCTTCTTATACAACTCAGACATTTTCTCGCCATTGGCACGAAAATTTTGGCATTGGAATCATAGAAAATGGAGTAGAAGCCTTTGACTATAATAAAGAAAAGTGTTATGCTCCAAAAAGTAGTATAGTATTAATGAATCCAGGAATTATACACACAGGTCAAGCTGTTAATCAAGAGAAAGGATGGCGTTATTGGATTATGTACCCTTCTCCAATTATTTTACAGGAAGTTATGAAACAGATAAATAAAAGATATTTTTCCATGCCATATTTTCCAAAAGCAGTAGTTTCAGATATTTACTGCGAAAAAAGTTTATATGGAATGTTTCAATTATTATTGGATAAGTCATCTTCTTTACTTGAATGTCAAACTAGTTTTTTTACAACAATGATTAAAGTTTTAAAACATCATGCTAAATTTTCTTATGAAGAGAAAAAAATAAACTGGAATTATAAAGTTGCAGATGATATACGAGAATATATAGATAATAATTACAATAAAAATATTTCTTTGGATGAATTATCGATATTCTCAAATATGAGTAAATTTAACTTGATTAGGGTTTTTGAAAAAAGATGGGGAGTTCCCCCTCATATTTATCAAATAGTTGTTCGCATACAAAAATCCAAAGATTTATTAATTAAAGGATATCCAATAGTGTCTACAGCATTAAAAATGGGATTTGCAGATCAGAGTCATTTTACACGTCATTTTAAACGTGTTGTCGGCATAACTCCTTATAAATATCAAACTCAATTAATAAATAGTAATGTAACTTAA
- a CDS encoding DMT family transporter — protein sequence MSKLLILDIFCALIADAVWGLAYVIPNLLPDYTAVEITFGRYFVYGIFSVVMLLLQKQRSRRIMNTSVWKNAFVFSFCGNIGYYFFLVLSIKLTGAAIAALIIGMLPITTSLYGNFINHEFSFKKLIWPVFIVIMGILILNYALLNESTDTFNIYGVIYGLIALCLWTWYAIFNARFLKENSEITSQMWSTITGTTTLCLIPFFVLVIKIIMPDSLMLFKLINHGNIVFKFWCTAVILGIVVSWVGTVFWNRASNTLPISLAGQITVGETVFGLTYSFIIEGRLPHVIELISVTIIITGILYYIQTINCLNGDDEKYNVKDEKSR from the coding sequence ATGTCAAAACTACTTATTTTAGATATATTTTGTGCATTAATAGCTGACGCAGTTTGGGGACTTGCCTATGTAATTCCCAATTTACTACCTGACTATACTGCTGTTGAAATAACATTTGGAAGATATTTTGTTTATGGTATTTTTTCAGTGGTTATGCTACTTCTTCAAAAACAAAGAAGCCGTAGAATTATGAATACTAGTGTGTGGAAAAATGCTTTTGTTTTTTCGTTTTGCGGTAATATAGGGTATTATTTCTTTCTTGTTTTATCGATTAAATTAACAGGAGCTGCAATTGCTGCATTAATTATTGGAATGTTACCAATTACAACTTCATTATATGGCAATTTTATAAATCATGAATTTTCTTTTAAAAAATTAATTTGGCCAGTTTTTATTGTTATTATGGGTATTTTAATATTGAATTATGCATTATTAAATGAATCCACGGATACGTTTAATATATATGGTGTAATATATGGCTTAATTGCATTATGTCTTTGGACATGGTATGCAATTTTCAACGCACGATTTTTGAAAGAAAATAGTGAAATTACATCACAAATGTGGTCTACAATTACCGGCACTACTACTTTATGCCTAATTCCCTTTTTTGTATTAGTAATTAAAATAATAATGCCGGATTCGCTTATGTTATTTAAACTTATAAATCATGGTAATATTGTCTTTAAATTTTGGTGTACGGCTGTAATCTTAGGTATTGTTGTTTCATGGGTGGGAACTGTTTTTTGGAATAGGGCATCTAATACTTTACCTATTTCTTTAGCAGGTCAAATCACCGTTGGAGAAACGGTTTTTGGATTAACGTATTCTTTTATTATTGAAGGTCGATTACCCCACGTTATTGAATTGATAAGTGTAACAATAATAATAACAGGCATTTTATATTATATTCAGACAATAAATTGTTTAAATGGAGATGATGAAAAATATAATGTTAAAGATGAAAAATCACGTTGA
- a CDS encoding TSUP family transporter yields MLDVMIFIVIGIAAGILSGLFGIGGGIIIIPALMFFKGFSQLKAQGTSLIAMLPPVGIFAFIEYYKKGNTDLVGGIIICSTMLLSAKFGGQLANILPMNVMKKAFGIFIILVGIKTFFGK; encoded by the coding sequence ATGTTAGACGTAATGATTTTTATTGTAATAGGTATTGCTGCGGGTATCTTAAGTGGATTATTTGGTATTGGCGGTGGAATAATTATAATTCCAGCCTTAATGTTCTTCAAGGGATTTTCTCAATTAAAAGCTCAAGGAACTTCTCTGATTGCTATGCTTCCACCTGTTGGCATATTTGCATTTATTGAGTACTATAAGAAAGGGAACACTGATTTAGTGGGCGGTATAATTATTTGTAGTACAATGTTATTAAGTGCTAAATTCGGTGGACAATTAGCAAATATTCTTCCTATGAATGTGATGAAAAAGGCCTTTGGAATATTTATTATTTTAGTTGGGATAAAAACTTTTTTCGGGAAATGA
- a CDS encoding alpha/beta-type small acid-soluble spore protein: MTRNNKLVVPEAREALNRFKMESAREVGVNLRDGYNGDLTAREAGSVGGNMVKKMIEAYEEDLK; this comes from the coding sequence ATGACACGTAACAATAAGTTAGTAGTCCCAGAAGCCAGAGAAGCCTTGAATAGGTTTAAGATGGAGTCAGCCAGAGAGGTTGGAGTAAATTTAAGAGATGGCTACAATGGAGATTTAACTGCCAGGGAAGCTGGATCAGTGGGTGGAAATATGGTTAAGAAAATGATTGAAGCCTATGAAGAAGACTTAAAATAA
- a CDS encoding IS3 family transposase: MKPSIKEKVEIAKKYIDQGYNAVFVLKVVKLGRSTYYYNLSVEGKEKARPKGGKPKGYSINVDGEKVCDDQIKEFILEAIDGDAINYGYRKITYHLRKYYNLVINHKKVYRLCKELRILKDQRIIKAKIKRNIAVNRTITGSNQLWEMDIKYGYIEGEDKFFYLLNLIDIFDRSIIDYHMGLHCEAKDATALLRKCLIRRNLFEEGSKKPVIRTDNGPQFISHKFDECCEGLKTEHERIPVKTPNKNAHVKSFHRILEDECLKINEFQSYAEAYKIVNEFMEFYNNRRLHSSLRFMAPHEFYNLYFGENLTNIQIRV; the protein is encoded by the coding sequence ATCAAACCCTCAATTAAAGAAAAAGTAGAAATAGCTAAAAAATATATAGATCAAGGATACAATGCAGTATTTGTACTTAAAGTAGTTAAACTCGGAAGATCAACATATTACTATAATTTAAGCGTAGAAGGCAAAGAAAAGGCTAGACCTAAAGGTGGAAAGCCAAAAGGATACAGTATAAACGTAGATGGTGAGAAAGTATGCGATGATCAGATTAAGGAATTTATTTTGGAGGCCATTGATGGGGATGCTATTAACTATGGATATAGAAAAATAACTTACCATCTAAGAAAATATTATAATCTTGTGATTAATCACAAGAAGGTTTATCGGCTTTGCAAAGAGCTCAGAATACTTAAAGACCAGAGAATAATTAAAGCTAAAATAAAGAGAAATATTGCAGTTAACAGAACTATAACAGGCTCAAATCAACTATGGGAAATGGATATAAAATATGGCTACATAGAAGGTGAAGATAAGTTCTTCTACTTACTAAATTTAATTGATATCTTTGATAGGAGCATTATAGATTACCACATGGGTTTACACTGTGAGGCTAAAGATGCTACAGCACTACTGAGAAAGTGCTTAATAAGAAGAAACTTGTTTGAGGAAGGCTCTAAAAAGCCAGTAATAAGAACAGACAACGGGCCTCAGTTTATAAGTCATAAATTTGATGAATGCTGTGAAGGACTTAAAACTGAACATGAGAGAATACCAGTGAAGACGCCAAATAAAAACGCACATGTGAAATCATTTCACAGAATACTTGAGGATGAGTGTTTAAAAATTAATGAATTTCAAAGCTATGCGGAAGCATACAAAATAGTAAATGAATTTATGGAATTCTACAATAATAGGAGATTACATTCAAGTTTAAGATTTATGGCTCCACATGAATTTTATAACCTTTATTTTGGAGAAAACCTAACAAATATTCAAATAAGGGTCTAA
- a CDS encoding transposase, with translation MKGKSYTKELKEEVLREVKEVGNVSLVSRRHGISKSTIFTWIKNSKDEIKVKPGRKALVEGEKELENELTEVTKENDHLKKLLGEKDLEVAILRDLIKKSNPQLKKK, from the coding sequence ATGAAAGGAAAAAGTTATACAAAAGAATTAAAAGAAGAGGTATTAAGAGAAGTGAAAGAAGTAGGAAATGTTTCACTGGTATCAAGAAGGCATGGGATCTCAAAATCAACTATATTTACGTGGATAAAGAATTCTAAGGATGAGATTAAAGTTAAGCCTGGTAGAAAAGCTTTGGTTGAGGGAGAAAAAGAACTTGAAAATGAGTTAACAGAAGTAACAAAAGAGAATGATCATCTAAAAAAATTGTTAGGAGAAAAAGATTTAGAAGTAGCAATTCTTAGAGACTTAATAAAAAAATCAAACCCTCAATTAAAGAAAAAGTAG
- a CDS encoding MFS transporter, whose amino-acid sequence MNYIQKDTREFRMVSIALFAGGFNTFAILYSTQPLMPYLSREFAISPTVASLSLSVTTCILAVSMLIFGSLSEVLGRKPIMSFAIFTSSILAVLTAFVPNFHGLLILRGLQGFVLAGLPAIAMAYISEEIDGASLGMVMGLYISGNSIGGMSGRIIIGVITGLFNWRMALACIGILGVLASVIFWTKLPASKHFEPRSFEINKLLRSMVNHLKSPDLICLYCIGFLIMGSFVALYNFIGFQLVKPPYSLSSTLVSFIFVIYVVGTFSSTFMGHLADTHGEHKVLYIALLTMFIGAFITLDIKLALKIIGIALLTFGFFGCHSIVSGWIGKVATHDKAQASSLYLLFYYVGSSVGGTAGGTFWSSYGWYGVVGMIVCFLSLAFFISIRLPSITTVVNAQEHR is encoded by the coding sequence ATGAATTACATTCAAAAAGATACAAGGGAATTTCGTATGGTTAGTATTGCTCTATTTGCAGGAGGGTTTAATACTTTTGCTATCTTATATAGTACACAACCTTTAATGCCATATCTATCTAGGGAATTTGCTATTTCGCCAACTGTGGCTAGTTTATCACTTTCGGTGACAACTTGTATTTTAGCAGTAAGCATGTTGATTTTCGGTTCATTATCGGAAGTATTGGGACGAAAGCCAATAATGTCTTTTGCTATATTTACATCATCCATTCTAGCGGTGTTAACTGCATTTGTTCCTAATTTTCATGGCCTACTTATATTGAGAGGTTTGCAGGGCTTTGTTTTAGCAGGACTACCAGCAATTGCTATGGCTTATATCAGCGAGGAAATTGATGGGGCAAGCTTGGGTATGGTTATGGGATTGTATATTAGCGGAAATTCTATTGGTGGAATGAGTGGACGTATTATTATTGGGGTTATTACTGGCCTCTTTAATTGGAGAATGGCACTAGCATGTATAGGGATTTTGGGGGTTCTAGCTAGTGTTATATTTTGGACCAAGTTACCGGCATCCAAACATTTTGAACCACGTTCTTTTGAAATAAATAAATTATTAAGATCTATGGTCAATCATCTGAAAAGTCCTGATTTGATTTGCTTATATTGTATTGGTTTTTTGATTATGGGGAGTTTTGTTGCTTTGTATAACTTTATTGGCTTTCAGCTAGTTAAACCTCCATATAGTCTTAGTTCAACCCTAGTCAGCTTTATTTTTGTTATTTATGTTGTGGGAACATTTAGTTCTACTTTTATGGGACATTTGGCAGATACTCATGGGGAACATAAAGTCCTTTATATTGCACTTTTAACAATGTTTATTGGGGCATTCATAACATTGGATATAAAACTAGCATTAAAAATTATTGGTATTGCTCTTTTGACCTTTGGTTTCTTTGGATGTCATTCAATTGTTAGTGGTTGGATCGGTAAAGTAGCAACGCATGATAAGGCACAAGCTTCATCATTATACTTGCTGTTCTATTATGTAGGCTCTAGCGTTGGAGGAACTGCCGGTGGAACCTTTTGGTCTTCATATGGATGGTATGGAGTTGTTGGTATGATTGTATGCTTTTTATCATTAGCTTTCTTTATTTCAATTCGGCTGCCATCAATTACGACAGTTGTTAATGCACAAGAACACAGATAA
- a CDS encoding LysR family transcriptional regulator, with the protein MDNRQMSYFLAIIEEGSITKAANKLHLAQPYLSQQLKLLEDELEVKLVERTTRKFQVTEAGKMLAYRAKQILDLAEKAIKELKDFNEGIKGTLSIGCLSSATENLLTQKIYDFHKKYPDINFEIRQCSTDEILELLKRGVIEIGIVRSPLNLDIFESIPLPVEPMTAVSNNQIDLGKNDNYISLEELSTKPLLVHRRFEKDILSFFHKKGLKPRILCKIEDTRSILLLAGLGIGVGIVPKDWTNLTHSQNLRYKEIPELHLNTNIVITRLKNHYLTSVARHFLETF; encoded by the coding sequence GTGGATAACAGGCAGATGTCTTATTTTCTCGCTATCATTGAAGAAGGCAGTATTACAAAAGCTGCTAATAAACTGCACCTGGCTCAGCCTTATTTAAGCCAACAACTTAAACTCCTTGAAGATGAATTAGAAGTAAAATTGGTAGAGAGAACCACTCGCAAATTTCAAGTAACGGAAGCAGGTAAAATGCTCGCATACAGAGCCAAACAAATACTAGATTTGGCTGAAAAGGCCATTAAAGAATTAAAAGATTTTAATGAAGGAATTAAAGGTACTTTATCAATTGGCTGTTTATCTTCTGCTACTGAAAATCTCTTAACACAAAAAATCTATGATTTTCATAAAAAGTATCCAGATATAAATTTTGAAATACGCCAATGCAGCACAGATGAAATATTGGAATTGCTAAAAAGAGGCGTTATAGAAATTGGTATTGTACGCAGTCCTTTAAATTTGGATATTTTCGAATCCATACCTTTACCTGTTGAACCAATGACTGCAGTATCAAATAATCAAATAGACTTAGGAAAAAATGATAACTACATATCCTTAGAAGAACTTTCTACCAAACCTCTATTAGTACACAGAAGATTTGAAAAAGACATATTAAGTTTTTTTCACAAGAAGGGATTAAAACCAAGAATACTTTGTAAAATTGAAGATACCAGATCAATATTATTATTAGCAGGACTTGGAATTGGTGTAGGAATCGTACCAAAGGATTGGACTAATCTTACACATAGCCAAAATTTAAGGTATAAAGAGATTCCAGAACTTCATTTGAATACAAACATCGTTATAACAAGGCTTAAAAATCACTATTTAACTTCCGTAGCCAGACACTTTCTAGAAACCTTTTAG